The following are from one region of the Anaeropeptidivorans aminofermentans genome:
- the spo0A gene encoding sporulation transcription factor Spo0A, translated as MNYKGKIRVAIIEDNIELADLIKAYLIKSGKYEIVGIEHDGESGLRLIYEKDIDVVMLDMVLPVIDGITILERLKGFKGSKRPSFIMFTAVSAEALTQRALKLGADYFILKPFDLELMERRIQQVYYSRERQNETDALPLSDVKKHINYESPCQYVSSVLKATGMAPNLKGYTYLKTAIITAIENNEEIFSITKTVYPMLAERYSTTSSCVERAIRHAIKKGWEDEKGRKAAEQLGFSMYEGKRPSNSVFIRSVAEMYHNIN; from the coding sequence ATGAATTATAAAGGTAAAATCAGAGTCGCTATTATAGAAGATAATATAGAGCTTGCTGATCTAATTAAGGCCTACCTTATAAAAAGCGGTAAATATGAAATCGTAGGCATTGAGCATGACGGTGAAAGCGGGCTGAGACTGATTTATGAAAAGGATATAGACGTAGTTATGCTTGATATGGTTCTTCCTGTAATTGACGGCATAACAATATTAGAACGGCTCAAGGGCTTTAAAGGTTCAAAAAGGCCTTCCTTTATAATGTTTACAGCCGTAAGCGCCGAGGCCCTGACCCAAAGGGCTTTAAAACTTGGGGCCGATTATTTCATATTAAAACCTTTTGATTTGGAACTGATGGAAAGAAGAATCCAGCAGGTTTATTATTCAAGAGAAAGACAAAATGAAACCGATGCACTTCCTTTAAGCGATGTTAAAAAGCATATAAATTATGAAAGCCCCTGCCAATATGTTTCAAGCGTCCTTAAGGCCACGGGAATGGCCCCGAATTTAAAGGGATATACATATTTAAAGACAGCCATCATTACTGCTATAGAGAATAATGAAGAAATATTTAGCATTACAAAAACAGTCTATCCTATGCTTGCGGAAAGATATTCAACCACTTCCTCATGTGTAGAAAGAGCCATAAGGCATGCCATAAAAAAGGGCTGGGAAGACGAAAAGGGAAGGAAAGCGGCTGAACAGCTGGGATTTTCCATGTATGAGGGGAAAAGGCCTTCAAACAGTGTTTTTATAAGAAGCGTTGCGGAAATGTATCATAATATAAATTAA
- the spoIVB gene encoding SpoIVB peptidase — MSQRNKNDNNNQFMIILLSLFFAFFIYFVTVNALFPDKPSIFNNEYLHLDIKNPFRNMLSSDNIDVSYVYNEPLKKEKFAAFNYSSILDLKDISSKKENESPTEEEYKEENNSAEVHEVIPMGITIGVRISTDGIMVLGTGYVNGKDGVAHKPSEGILQAGDLILSVNGKELHTKEELVNEIESEMEEIYLKIKREEEIIELNVRPIEAVEDGKQKIGVWVRDSTQGIGTITYLDPNTGKFAALGHGILDVDTRKLMTVRYGDVMKTEIKSVKKGKKGLPGELIGDIKTDEVIGQVRLNNEYGLYGKLDNPNSWSSLGSPVKIGLQNEVEEGPAVIISNVDGITAKEYDIYIESINKNSQDDSKGMVIRITDEELLEKTNGIVQGMSGSPIIQNNKLVGAVTHVFVQDPSKGYGIFIEKMLQQEKGM, encoded by the coding sequence ATGAGCCAAAGAAATAAAAATGACAACAATAATCAGTTTATGATTATTCTATTGTCTTTATTTTTTGCATTTTTTATATATTTTGTTACGGTAAATGCATTATTTCCTGATAAGCCTTCGATTTTCAATAATGAGTATCTGCATTTAGATATAAAAAATCCTTTCAGGAATATGCTTTCATCTGATAATATAGATGTTTCTTATGTTTATAATGAACCTTTAAAAAAAGAAAAATTTGCTGCCTTTAATTACAGCAGTATCCTGGATTTAAAAGATATTTCTTCAAAAAAGGAGAATGAATCTCCCACCGAAGAGGAATACAAGGAAGAAAACAACAGTGCCGAAGTTCATGAAGTAATTCCGATGGGTATAACCATAGGCGTGAGAATAAGCACAGATGGTATCATGGTCCTTGGTACAGGATATGTAAACGGCAAAGACGGAGTTGCCCATAAGCCAAGCGAAGGGATTTTGCAGGCCGGAGATTTAATATTAAGTGTAAACGGCAAAGAACTCCATACAAAAGAAGAATTGGTTAATGAAATAGAATCAGAAATGGAAGAAATTTATCTCAAAATAAAAAGAGAAGAAGAGATTATTGAACTAAATGTTAGACCAATTGAGGCAGTAGAAGACGGAAAGCAGAAAATTGGTGTTTGGGTGAGGGATTCAACACAGGGCATAGGAACAATAACCTACCTTGATCCAAATACCGGAAAATTTGCAGCTTTAGGCCATGGAATATTAGATGTTGATACAAGAAAGCTTATGACCGTAAGATACGGCGATGTAATGAAAACGGAGATTAAATCAGTAAAAAAAGGAAAAAAAGGCCTGCCGGGGGAGCTTATAGGGGATATAAAAACCGATGAAGTTATAGGGCAGGTAAGGCTTAACAATGAATACGGCCTATATGGAAAATTAGACAATCCAAATTCATGGAGCTCTTTAGGAAGTCCTGTTAAAATAGGACTGCAAAATGAAGTGGAAGAAGGTCCAGCCGTAATAATATCCAATGTAGACGGAATAACGGCAAAAGAATATGATATCTATATTGAATCCATTAATAAAAACTCTCAGGACGATTCTAAAGGAATGGTCATTAGAATTACTGATGAGGAACTTTTAGAAAAAACCAATGGAATTGTTCAAGGAATGAGCGGAAGCCCCATCATTCAAAATAATAAGCTTGTAGGCGCCGTAACTCATGTTTTTGTTCAAGACCCTTCCAAGGGATATGGAATATTCATAGAAAAAATGCTTCAACAGGAAAAAGGCATGTAG